Below is a genomic region from Helianthus annuus cultivar XRQ/B chromosome 2, HanXRQr2.0-SUNRISE, whole genome shotgun sequence.
aaacatgatgaaccctagaATCATAATGGTTAAATTGTGTTAATAGAACTCCCTGAAGTAGATTTGGGATTTAAATGttgattagacacaaaaaaaaaaaaattggaaaaaagTGTGAAACTTGGtagaaataactagttatgaactagtttatAAATGTGTAAAAGTTATGCCTACTAGGTGTTTGTTGAAGTGCCTAAGTGAAATTGCGCGTCTACTCGGTTGTAGGTAGAACATGATTTGATTAGGCATCCGTAGGAATGCCTAATAACATGATAAAAAGAGGTTTCATTTATAGAAGAAAACTTGTAAATGTCGTCTAATGAATGAAGTGTCTTTGATAATTGATGAGATCGCCTAAATGAGTTATTGAACGCAAATATGCATTTCATACGATTAAGGGAAATTGACTTTTAAAAGCCAAATTATccaatgatgaagtcgaatagtagttttgaCATAAAAttcgtaagatggaatagtcgtatgTGATAAGGGctaatctaaccgtcttacgaattataaTGATAGATTAAcacttgacaagctaggtggaggcttgggaaagaatcGGGTTAAACGAATCGAGTACGCGGGAAAAGAGCAAGGCTTGGAATGCGATGTAAGTAAAAAGCTTACACCCCTTGTTATAAGACAGGTATTTATTCATATATTGTAAATACGATAAAAAGCTATATCCGAAATATTTTTCCGACACGAAATAATACGGGATATGTACAATGATGAAAAACCTTGGTTAGTAAAAAAAAGGATCTAATGGtaaaatccgaaatgggtcggatggGCGAATTGGTAGTTAAAACCATGTTTTGTTATGTATGTAAACGTTTGGTCATATGGGCCAAACGGGCCAAATGGTGATGAAAGCACCATTTGGCAATATCGACTAACATTTGGTTGTCAAGTTATATGTTCTTAGGATTGAACAGAAGTTGAATTATTCGTCGCTTTGGATTAGCGGCTAATAAAAGCAAGGTATAAAAATGAAACGGGTCTATATGTTGACCGAGCCTGGTACACATTattatgttgtagttaaaagtgcTATTTTGGTCAAATGATTTGTgagagtccttcgtcgtaaaataAGAGACTagaattgaccaaaaagcccttaatGGGTAAAACGGGCAAACGACCCCTAGAGGCCGTTTAGAAACTTGTATTGTAATTATGTAACCCTTAGATCCATGTAAGAGTCGTAGGCATAAACTTCGTAGTTCAAATGCCTAAAAATGGGCATTTGCGTAAAATAACTAGTTGAAGGGTACAATTGGGAAAAAGGGGTTCGTTATGTTAAATCTAccacaaaatagttgtggtggattATATATAGTTATTTAGATATGGAAATATTGTAGTGTCAAAAAGAAAAGAGTAAATTTTAGACTAAATTGCTTAAAttccctaaacgggtcaaaacagtttATGCACATAGCTTGCGCACTAGTCGCGCAATTTATAGCAATTACGAACCCGAGCTAAAGATTGTGTGTTAAATACATTACCGTATGTATTTTGGTTGTTTAAGAATCAGGTTGGTGGTTTTAaatacaaacgggtcaaaatgttgatTTGAATAATAAGTCGATTGCTTAAAAATTTGGAATTTTATTAGTTTGAATGTTAAaatttaactccatatgatggagaattaaattacgaacgcgtaggaaaaagaattacGCGAATCGGATAAGTATAACAAAAGTTATgcatgtttttatatatattaagttGGAAAAAAGTTGGAGCTGGGCATATACAACAGCAGCCAAATAACATTCTGTCGAATCATggctgtcgcgccacgcgacagtaAACGCTTAGCATTGTCGCGGCTAAACGTTTTTGTATATATTAAAGCCACGgaatttttgaagtttatttttttgGTGTGTTATGATTGGTTTTTGGTGTTTTGGGTTTGTTATTGGTATTTATTATtggttatttttgttttaatgagCTTGAAAATCTTTATTATTTTTGAAGCTTAGGTTCCTAACAAACACAATGCAACACATATTAGTGTATTAACCCAATtcaaactttaacgataatcatgAGATCAAAACCTCAACGTAATTAACAAAGTATAGCTTTATTCAGGCAGCACTTTGACATCCGTTGATGGGTTTCAGATCGATCAGACATGGTATCGTACCAGTGATCAGGGTTTCGTACACTTTTATGTAGCAGAGATTCGCAGTTTAGGTGCTCGGGAATTATAACAACATAAAAAGAGAGCATTTGATCAGAGAATTCGATCGAACGGGTGCGAAAGTTTCCATCCCAGACTGGCCTTTATATAGCCCACCAGGGATTCCCAGGAGCGTCGCGGAAGGAGACACGGTCTCTTCCGCATGTCGCCTGAAGGGTCAGCCTGGCCTAGGTTGCCACGTGTCCAGCATAGGTCTAACACGTGGCGTGACGACGTGATACGTGTCCTCGGCCGCCTTTTTCATCCAGTAGCGCGTTTTTTCTCGATTTTCATGCCGATACTTATCGCGTATGCTCGGGTCTTGATCCCAAATGGTTCGGTTTTTAATTGTGAGTCCGATAAGGGTACTTTTGTGTGGGTTGGTTCAACAACAACCAAGTTTTCTTAACCGTTAAGTTGGGTATACAAGTTTCGTCGCGCGCACTTCTGGTTTTAATTACGGGTTGTCGTCGGGAAtatttttgagggttgttacacAAGCGACTTGCTGGTGATAACGGATAGTGTGCAAAATGGAGCGACGATTGCATGTGGAGGCCGCAACACGATCAAGGGCTAACAAAAGGGTGCCAATGACTTATGGTTTAGTGGTGGTTGTGTAGTGGTAACTAGTGAAAGATGTTTCTTTATGTAAGTGAGCTTTTACCCGGAAAATAGTATGAATGAAAATATTGTTACAAGATCAAAGGGGCATACCCCGAAGCAACCTATAGTCGGAACACACAAAACATGCTTTGGAAACCGCTAAACATGATTTTAAGTACCTAAATGAACAAACACAATGACCACGAGCCTTCAAAATCCCATGCTCAGCTTCCCAAAGACCATCTTCATGATCCAATATAGTGACAAGCTAACAGGACAAAGACATGGGCAGCCCAAAACCGCATCCACAAGAGCAACCGTTTTATAACAAAATTTGGGTCTTCTCTAATAATCTTGGGCTTCGAGAAGCAAAATAAAATGCAACATGAGTGGGCATTTAAAGGCCTACTAATTAGAGGTGCACATATCAGGTTTTTTAATACCCAGTTTCGGGTAGGGGTAtgcatgggtcggttttgaccaaaaaccataaccataaccgcgatgtcggttattggataaccataaccataaccgatcggttatgatggttatggttattcggttttgatggttatagtgggtcggttatgggtggttaaccgtgtatttagcttagctaaaaatagcttaatttttttgcatggaataaattgttattgcatatttgtatatattagtatattacctagtattaaaaaatacatattatctataatattaataccaattattatcgaatataaattcaaataaacattcaagcAAAACCATAAAATGATATGAAAACCaataagtactaaaaatcttcagtcaaaaacatcaaatattaaaaatatggtgaaaagtcctaaatcctacaaagatttattacatgccggttcggttcggttatggtgggtatggaaaaaaggataaccataaccgacccgctacattcggttttcaaaaaaaccattaaccgacccaccggtttttatttggttcggttttttcgatttgattttgtcagttaattcggttatggtttggttaattcggttttttgcacacccctagtttCGGGTATGGAACTGATTCTGAGTATGACTGGGTATTGAAAAATCGGGTAGGGTTCGAGTATAAGTATTGAGGAGAAAAAGTATACCCTATGTATCCAGTACGGGTATATGTTCGGGTATTGATACCCattaaactttttttattattattttacacaaaaataatttttttgcatggaataaattgttattgcatatttgtatatattagtatattacctagtattaaaaaatacatattatctataatattaataccaattattatcgaatataaattcaaataaacattcaagcAAAACCATAAAATGATATGAAAACCAATAAGTActaaaaaacatcaaatattaaaaatatggtgaaaagtcctaaatcctacaaagatttattacatgccggttcggttcggttatggtgggtatggaaaaaaggataaccataaccgacccgctacattcggttttcaaaaaaaaaccattaaccgacccaccggtttttatttggttcggttttttcgattcgattttgtcagttaattcggttatggtttggttaattcggttttttgcacacccctagtttCGGGTATGGAACTGATTCCGAGTATGACTGGGTATTGAAAAATCGGGTAGGGTTCGAGTATAAGTATTGAGGAGAAAAAGTATACCCTATGTATCCAGTACGGGTATATGTTCGGGTATTGATACCCattaaactttttttattattattttacacAAAAATAAATTCGTTTATAATTAATTCTGGTTTGTAATctgtaaaaataattaaataaacaacAATAACATAAACTCATCTAAGTACAAATTATTTGTTTCATAATAtgcattttttttaaaacttaaatataaAAGTTGTGATGTAAATACAAAAGTATACTTTAAAAATTCGGGTATTCTCGGTATTTTTGGGTATAAATCAGGTACGGTTTCGGGTACATGTATTGATTTCAAAATGTATACCCTATTCATACTCTACGGTTAGGGCCGGGTTTAGTTACGAGTATAAAATATCCGGGTATAAATAAAACCGATTCTGGATTTTTTCTCTGGTCTAGTTAGGTACCAGTTTTTCGTGCACCTCCGCTCCTAATTAACCCCCATGAGCAGGCCTTTAATGTGGTTAGGTGGGCCTTTTTCGAGCAAAAGCGATTGGCCCAATAAACATTGAACATCTAGCTTAATAAGGAATTCCTTTGGGGCTCATGATACGCCACCCAATCTCCAAAATAAAAGACTGCTCCCGGTTACCACCTTGAGCCCCAAATTTAAAGAACCAGCACTATTTTTTGACTTCTACAAACAAAATAAACTACTCCCCGCAAAAAGTGACAAGGTTTGAGTTGTGAATGACTTGAAAGTGGGGTTGTTTCCGACGAGGGTTAGATAGGGCGGCAGCGGTCGACTGCCCTGACCGCCCTGTCCAGGGTTAAAACTTTGAGGTTCCTAATATCACAATAAACAAGGAAATATGTTTTGTATTGAATTGTTTGTTAATCACTTAAAAGCGATTGAGAATCTCGAGAACCTAAACAAAAATGTAGGGAGACTTGCTCAAAGGAAATATTTCAGGAAACGGGCTATTCCCTCAATGAATAAGAGTTTTCCAGGTGTGCTTATATAGAGCACAATGTTACTATTCTAACCCCTAGACTATCACTAAACATCttggtttaaaaaataaaataactgTGCTCATGAAAATGTACTTTGTAGTATGGGTTGCATGACTCATGCATATTTAACATGAGCGACAGTTGTCTAATACCTTCACGTTATTCTTGTTACATAAAACTTTTTGTCATGCTCTACTCTTATTGAAAAAAGCCAAGTAAGATTTAACCACATCTTCGTTAAAGCTTGGTTTTAAGAGGCACGAGGCGTTCCAAGAAGCTTAGGTGTTGAAAGCCGATGTGTGAGCTACGTCAATACTTATTGTCGGGGAAAATAGGAATACAACGGATGCTTTGAGAGACGAGATTTCACTTTTGATGGAAATCAGACCCTTGATCGAACACACAAACACGGTTTGAACGAACTTGTTCgactctttttattattatttatcaatTAAAGCACACCTATTACAATAACCCTaaccatctatttatactaaactaaaCCCAAACCTACTATGACTCAACacaattaaataattattaaaccctaactagATAAATATATCTAATAAACTAATAATTATCTTTAACCCTTTTAATTATCTTGAACCCCATTCAACTCCGATAAGGATTAATCCAACAATTCAAAATTATCTCTTCAACTTTCAGATCAAATCATCTCGGTAGTTCTtccgaataattcaatcggacACAACTCATAATTCGAGAACAAAAACCTAGTATGTGTGTTGGAAATTCTTATGAACGAGAAGATTGAGACCAAGGAGAGATTTGGAATTTGGAGATGATTCACTGGTACTCTTGGCagttataattttaaataataaaattgcCACAAAAATTGCCCTGATTTTGCATATTGAAAATAGGGTGTTTTCCAGAGAATACATAAATTTTAGCTCGACCCCAGCAAGGCGTTGCCGCCCCTCGAACACTactcccaggggcgctgccctCGGACCCCCGCCAAGAGGGTGTTGCCCCCTTGGAACCCTCGTTAGAGGCTTTGTCCGAACACTTAGAATTATAGCAACTCAAACAAGCGTACACTCCGCACCTTATAACTTGTTTGATGTGTATCATAATTCTCTTTAGTCACTAAGTCAatcccgattacactaaaatatataacacttataAACTAATTATAAACAACATTAACTACCTCTGAATAGTGAagcaataaaataataaataaagtcgTATGTACTACCTAAAAAGCATTAAGTAGAACCTAAGAGGCACAAATATACCATACAATGTGTGAGCTACATCAATACTTATGAACCAACTATAAACAATATTAACTACCCAATAATAAACAAAGTTGTATATACTACCTCATACAAGTTTCAAAACCAAACTCACTTGACCAATACACAATTACATGTTTAATAGTAAAATCATGACCATATCAATCAATAATCACAAACATGCAACAAAAGGCATGATCATACCATTTTAACTAACTTTATACTAAAAATCATCTTCCAGGCTGAAGAAAGGGCAAAAATAAGTGTCTATGTTTATGCTTACACGATAACTCATATTTTCGATACTACAAACAAGAGATCCGAATTTACAAATCACCTTTGCTTTCCAACAACATAATCTCAAACCAATCCAAGTATAACTTAATTCTAATCATGTGTTTCTATATAATAATTTAGGTTTCAAGGCGGGACTGTGACTGTGAATTATCGCCACAGCAATCGAAAGAGACTGCAGAGAGGACAGCGTCGATTGGTAATGGATATAATACAAACCATCATGCACATTCGTCACTTCTATAACCGCCACGCTTCCCTGAAACAAATTAATTCAAATCTTGATATCGTAATTAACGCCacaaagaaagaaagaaacaGCAGATGATATGATATATATGATACCTGTGTAAATAATTCAAATCTATTACTCTTCCCGAAAACGCCATCTTGGTACAACCCATCTTTGTTATTCGGCCCGGAACTAAGTAGTGTTAACGGACAACCGATATCCCAGCCACCACAGTCGCAAGCGCCGCCGCTTCTCCATCTTTCAACAAGCCCAGACGGGCCTCCGTTTTTCGTTCGAGGCCCACCGTGAAACCCTGCTGGGACAACAACATCCATGCTAATGGAATGACGATCGGAATCGTGTCTACAAGCTTCACAAGGTGCGGATTGCGTCACCGGAGCTGCTGCAGCCTTTTGCTCTTTGAGAAACTTTAATCCCCACCCTCCAACTTGTTCTACCTTTTTACATGGAATATGATCTTTCACAATGATAGCGGCTAACTCAAGGTTTGCGGGAAAGAGATTTCCGTCTTCATTTGACGGTAACAAACCGTCTTGTTGTGCAACCGACCCATCGAACTTAGACAAAGTCCTCTGTCTATAAGAGTGATTTCCTCGTAAAATACTTGCGACTTTCTTTGACAGCCCGGTGGTCTTTTTAACCGTCATTGGATTTGGCGTATGCGTGCCCCCTTCCGTGTGATGACCATGACCGGTAGCGCATAAAATAAACCGACTCTCCATAATTTCCGTTCCAAGTGGACACAGTGTGAAAGACGTAGAAACTCTCAATTTACCGACGAGATCTGCCTCGTCATCGATTATTTCATTTTCCCTTTTTCCAGATCTAGAATAAAACATGTAAACGTAACCCGAATCGGTTTTTATAAGATTCGTTGTGTAAACTTCTCTCTGGTCTTCAACGGAGAGAACATAACGAGGGAATCCGTTGTTCCATGAGCAATGAAGCATTCCATGACTGTATGCACCCGAAGATGAAGAAGTCgttgatgacgatgatgatgatgaagtggAGTTTGTGCTTGAGAACGAAACAAGCCGCTTATGCATGGGATCACTTCGAAAAACGTGATCTCCGGATACTATCCGTTTCTTTTCTACGTCCTGCGATGAACCACCACATAAAGACTCGCTAGCTTCCGTCACACTCGGGTTTTCATACCTGATATTATTATTTTCAGAGGCAGTTAACCGGCGTAGTAACGGACTGTTCATAAGATTTATCATGCTTCTGCTTCCCGTAATCGAACCGACAATCGGTTTTACAGACGAGCTTATGGCTACATTTTCGTCTCCAGATGAAAATAATAACAAACCATCACCACCAACTACTCTTGAACTAAATCTATCGGGAAAAAAGTTGACTTTTGATGAAACCGAACATGAATTTTCTCTCATAGTGCTCATATGAATCAACTCAAGGCAATGACGAATGTATTTTTCTTCAAGAGTCATAATCTGCTTTGGAATCATCTTCTTTAAGACGGATATTTGTTGAAGAAACAACTTGTGTGCGCAAAAATCACTAATATGTAAACTGTTAACACTTGAAGGCTCAGTTACCGATACCGTAGACACACAATCTTCTTTCGATGATTCGAAATCGTCGTTTGAGACATGTTGTCGATATTCATCTTTGACAACAATCTTCCTATGCACAATTGCATTATCCATCATCTCGGACTATGATAGTAGACGATATATTCCAAAGTGGTCACATATGTTTAGTTATAATGAACTGGTATGCCTTGAATTGTAACGAGTAAGCTGACAAGCAAATCACAGGCGTAAGTATTGACACAAAAACTGCGAATAATTAAACGAAATACCAAAACAATATACAACAACAATAGTGGATCAAGTAAAAGAAAAAGTGAGTTAAGAAGCCATGAATTGGTCATGTTACACACAAGACTTCACATATTATTATTAATACCAATATATAAAAAGATTATCCAAgaagcaatgtaaagtaataAATCCTCAATACCAACTGATACCAAAATTGTAAGAATTTATAAGAGTGCAAAGACATCATATTCTTTAAAGGGTATGTAGGTATGTAACAGTTTGCCTAAAGAACATTATGCTGCAATTACAAGAAAATCCCAAAAGTGATAACTAACTTGATCATCAAAACTCTAATCCCTTAAATCAAGGACACAACTTTATTAACTCAACAATATATTAAATTGAAATTTCAACTAACTCAAAATTAACTCCAACTACAAATAAAGTTGCAAGAAAGCtaccaaaaaaaataaataaataaaaaaaaaaaataataataataataataataaaagtatactgattaacaaaaaaaaaaaatccttatttaaaaaaaaaaaaaaaaaaaataataataataataataataataataataataataataataataataataataataataataataataataataataataaaatcaataGGTTAAATTGAAATTTGAACTAACTCAAACTGAATTCCAGGATACAAAGAAAGATTCAAGAAAGCTACAcacacaccaaaaaaaaaaaaaaaaaaaaaaatcaagacaGCATACCAAAGATTGGAACTTTCTTGAAAGCCCAGATCAAAGCTTGCTGTGTCTGATGGGTAAATAAATTATGGTATTGTCTAGACCCTCTGCCTGCCTGCACACAGGACAAAGAGACAAAATTTAGGATAAAGATTATgtataagaagaagaagaaacaatataataaataataataataataatatgtacATACATGTAATGAAAGTGAAAACTGAAGTTGGGAGCATGCAAATTGCAATCTGCTGCAAGTGCAAAGGATGGAAAAGGATGATAAACAGTAGAAAGGGATTGCGCGTATAACGTAAGCCACGTATGAAGGAAAGTGGGTGGGGCcgtatgaatgtatgtatgttggTGATAACACGAAATGAAGATTTAAGGAACCCTAATTGG
It encodes:
- the LOC110927349 gene encoding uncharacterized protein LOC110927349, whose protein sequence is MMDNAIVHRKIVVKDEYRQHVSNDDFESSKEDCVSTVSVTEPSSVNSLHISDFCAHKLFLQQISVLKKMIPKQIMTLEEKYIRHCLELIHMSTMRENSCSVSSKVNFFPDRFSSRVVGGDGLLLFSSGDENVAISSSVKPIVGSITGSRSMINLMNSPLLRRLTASENNNIRYENPSVTEASESLCGGSSQDVEKKRIVSGDHVFRSDPMHKRLVSFSSTNSTSSSSSSSTTSSSSGAYSHGMLHCSWNNGFPRYVLSVEDQREVYTTNLIKTDSGYVYMFYSRSGKRENEIIDDEADLVGKLRVSTSFTLCPLGTEIMESRFILCATGHGHHTEGGTHTPNPMTVKKTTGLSKKVASILRGNHSYRQRTLSKFDGSVAQQDGLLPSNEDGNLFPANLELAAIIVKDHIPCKKVEQVGGWGLKFLKEQKAAAAPVTQSAPCEACRHDSDRHSISMDVVVPAGFHGGPRTKNGGPSGLVERWRSGGACDCGGWDIGCPLTLLSSGPNNKDGLYQDGVFGKSNRFELFTQGSVAVIEVTNVHDGLYYIHYQSTLSSLQSLSIAVAIIHSHSPALKPKLLYRNT